Within Cucumis melo cultivar AY chromosome 4, USDA_Cmelo_AY_1.0, whole genome shotgun sequence, the genomic segment TCTCGGTTAAGAATTCCCGAGTTCCCTGAGTTGATTCTGCAGACAGTGATTTGATTGCAACATTGGTGCCATCCCTTAAAACCCCCTGTTGTCCCAAATCAATGACAGATTAAAATGCATCAGAATTAATATGGGGAAAGTACCTTCAGGGAACAAATTAAAGAAGAGAACCAACAAAATAAGATTATCATTGGTCTCACTTTGTAGACAACTCCATAACCTCCAGCACCTATTCTGCTTGATGGATGAAAATTCCTAGTTGCTGACCTCAAGGAATTATAAGAAAAGATGCGTACATTGTTGGTAACAGCAATCCCTAACCAAATCCAAGGCAGGAAATCATTTCAATTAGAAATTCAAAGAGTCGAAGTAATTAGTTATCTAAAGAAAACTTTTCGCCTAATCAAATTATCAGAAATTATAGAAAcccaatttaaaaaaaatacctacgaatataaaaaattaaccTAGCAGATGTCTACCAGAAGAAAATTAAAGTTACCTGATTCTCACCTTCTGCCGGTTCCTGGAGGCTGCTATTTCCTTTACGGCAATTCAGGATTGCAAAGCAACAAAAAGTCATTGCAATGAAGAGTGCCACTCACCTACGCACGTAAACCATTTTTTATATCCCTTTCTTTAACCCTTAACGGCCCCTGAAACACCGAAGAGCTCCTTAACGACAACTGAAACGGCCAAAAAATGAGCTAATATGAGGCCCTGAAAAATTTCTAAATCCCTTCTGTTAATTAGGAGAATTGTCCAAGAACGATGAGCTAATAGCTGGGTGGCGTGATTTCAACAGAAACTGGGGGTGGGGGGGAAATCGCGATTGCTCAAATTTAGGAAGAGATTGAGATGAAGGGAATAAAGACCGCATAGTCCCGTAGTGACCAACTTTTTTCTTCTCTAGAAGGGAAACATGTTGGTATCAAATTTCAATATTCCTGGGTTTGCTTGTGGGTGAATTAGTCTAAGGATTCaagaaaattttcaactttCGTGGGTTTGCTATAGGATGGTTTAGTCCAAGGTTTCAAGAAAGGTGTTAATGGGAGAGGTGTTAGAAGAAACCAAACAGTTGAAGTTTTAAAGAGTGTCGTTGGGTTGGTTAATATATCACGATAAACTAAAATCGGAAGCAGGCTGGCCATAGAATCCGTCTGGTCAACACATTTTTCAGCTAacttttttgtcttttcttttaaagaaaattttccATTTTACTTTTATCTAATCAGAGCAAGCAAGAAGTTCATACTGTAATTTGTCATCATTTCTACCTCCCAAGGCCGACCGGTGTCAGGACAACACAATTTGATGGAGCTTACTTTTTCTTTGGTCTGAGCAAAAAATTCCAGCCAATTTGACATCAGTTCTAAGTTCTATTTTAAGTTCTACGGCCGACTGTACTTCTAGAATTCAGGAATTCAGGTGGTGGGTGGGTATGCTTCATGGAAAAGGTCAATTGTGCGCCAGCCGTTTCAATATTACGTAATTCATCATTCTACCATGACGTCAAAATTCGAATCACTATTTACAAATCGCAAGAGATTTTCCTAAGGATAAAAATGTTTGGAAACAAATAGGAATTTGTTCGAATATATTTCTTAAAAGTTGCTTTCtatttacttttaattttaaaactattGTTTCAGGGggaaaatttaaattattgaaCTCAGAAAGGGGAAAAACTATACAACCAACTGAGGGAAGTGGTTATTTCAGTCCATTTATtgtgaagaaaacaaaaaacatgaAACACCTTTCCAATTCCCTTGAAGAAATTGAACTAGGAATTTTTACTTAAAATTTGCATACCATACCACTGCTGTTGTACTTTGCCAAACAAAGTCACTGCCGACCACTTCCGAACCCAAACATGCCGTCTGTCCCATCAGATAATAAAAGGCTGggggaaaagaaagagaagactTAAGTGCTTAGAACTTGGAAGGCTTGGCCAAcaacaaattttattatatttgccATGCGATTTAGTTCGAATAAAACAGCTAATTTGTTGCCTAGGAGCAGGTTTGACTTtttatatacacacatacaAAATTATGTTTTGCCATACGAATAAAATTTGAGACTTGTTTGGAATAAAATAGTCTGCAATATCTGAATACGATAGCCCCTGCGATATTTTTCCAAATATAATAGGGATTGTGAAGGAGAGTGGGTAAGACTGAACAAAAGAAAGTCAAATATTTACATTTTGAACTTTTGCTAACCCAAGTGTTTCATAGAAAACTATTTATTGTGGTCTCAAAATCCTGGGTATTCTCTTTCTAAATTTCATTTCAAGTTTTTATGAACACTAAGTTTACCTGCATTTTTATATGTGTTTCTTTTACTGACTCCTAACAACATCAAATAAAATATAGAGAAAATAAACTTTTAATAAACAAAGATGAAAAACTTATCAAAACAAATCATAAGTATGTAAGACGTAAATTACCATCTCAAATGTCGTCATCATGATTGAACTAACAGAAATTAAAagatataagaaaaaaaacaaaaacaaaatcctaaCTGTTACAAAGAAACATAAGGGACTCTCCAACACGTATCTCATAGTCAAAAGTTATTACCAGCGATAAACTAATGAATGGAATGAATAAACAAACAAGTAAAACACACGAGATGTCATTGTTTGagttcattttttattttaaaacaatttaccCGTTACCGTTTGTTCCTATATACTTTGCTTTCCTTTAAAAgatatacatttatttaatgTTGCTGAAAGTTTTACCAAACCTTGAACAAGAAATCTCAAATTCAAACTTAACCCTCCAGCACTCCATTtaagaaacaaaaggaaaataacATGGACGGGTTTTCTATCATATACATACAACGACTACACCAAACTCATGAAGCACTGAATCAAGATCAATTTACTGAACATTACCTGTTTTGCAAATTGATGAACCGCGGTCTTCTGCGACTTCTCCAATAACTGACCCAAAAAATCTGCTTGGGAAAAAGAATAGTTTTAGTAAAACTTGCTCCCAAAGATGACAAGTTTCGGTCAAAAGGTTTAGACTAATCCCACAAGGTTTCACCTAAAGTCTGATAATATGCATACATAAGTAcatacattaaaaaaataaaatattacatGTTTAGAATTTGTTTCCAAATATAAtgttaagaaaaaataaacatatgCTCAAATTTTGGAAtctactttttttatttaattcaacAATATTTGGAGTTAGAGCTAACTTTTAACTTCTTGAATCTCAATAGAAGATATATGCCTAGATCAATTTAACCATGCTGAAagaatatttctaaattagttGAGTTATCAAATATGTGCAATTTTGCTCAAATTCGTTTAGACTCCACTGATTATGCTACGTAGAAGTATCAAGTTTCTTCCATCATTGAATTTCATTCCCTCTTTGCCCACATTGACAATTCTACACCAGCTCCTGCACAAATCGTTCAAACACAAACTAGCCGAGACACTATAGAGAACTGTTACTGTGCAAACAGTGGCGCACTTATGCCCAGGAAATTGTCACCTTCATTAACTCTACTCTACCTCACTTCTCTTGAACATGGTTTTGGAGCTACCTCTACTTGTAACTGTGGTTGTCTCTTCCAAATCTAATCTAGAATGTTAGTTTGAGATTTGAAAGTAACGTTTCTCAAGAGACAACCACAACTCGCTGGAAAATGTAGTTCCAATGAAATGTGCGAGAACTGTGGGGATCGAGTAGTGTGCATTGTTTTATGCATTAGTTTCCTTTGTAGTGTCTTGGCCAACTAGTGTTTCAACAAAATGTATAAGAGCTAGTATAGAATCTTTGATGTGATCAAAAAGGGAATGGCTCTCGACTCTCAAGGATGAAAGAAACCTAAGCTGATATTTTCACAAAGCATAAATAGTGGAGTCTAGACAAACTAGAACAGAATCCCAAAACTTTGATAACAAAAACTTCAGATAACGTGTTGGCCATTTAACTCTTTTCACAGGAGGAATCAGCAAACTTCAGATGAAAGGGGAAAGGAGACGTGTCAATGTAGATTTAATACCAAATAAAAACACGGTGAGTAAGAAGAATTGTTCGATTTCCTTGCACTTGTATGAGCGCAATGAGCCTCTATTTATACATGAGTATGAATAACAACTCACCTGAGATAAACTAGAAGATCTAGACCTATATAACATCAGAACGAATTTGTTCAAACTAAATACAATTTGTTACTGAAACTAGAATATCTAGACCTATATAACATCAGAACGAATTTGTTCAAACTAAATACAATTTGTCACAGCAGtaaaaaaatattctgatacGAGTACTAATACTTTGGACAATAACCTTAAAACTATAAAACATAGTTGCATCATCAGAATTCTTAAAGTAATGTTGAAAACAAAGGTTAAAAATCATTTCAAACTCAATTTACCAAAAACGAGGTGACTTAATGTTGTAATTATTACTCATCCTAATAATAAATTTTAGCACCAATGTCACATCATCATACGAGTAATTGTAGAGAGATAGAGAGCAGCACAGACGCATGCCGTAGTGCCCTTGAAGATCAAATCTCCACTACATTTTACTGCCTGATTAGTCACAGAATAAGAGACCTCTTAGTATCAGAGGACTCACTTTTCTTAATAGCAATTGATGAAAATATGATAATTAGATCCGAAAAAGACAATAATGCCAACAACAGCAATTTCAAACTTGCGCACTATTCAAGAGTTGATAATAGGAGTGCCATTTATCCGAGGATATTCTAGCATCTATGGTGAAGTAAAGAACACCGAACGTTGTAGTAGTAACCAAATGCTAAGAAGGTTCGCTAATTTAAAACAAGGAAATGTAAAACAGAAAAGTAAATGAATGTCAATGACGAATTTGATTTCTATATCCCAAAAATCGGTGGCATCTTTAATAATCTGTAGTACTTCTACAAAGAACTCGTGAATTGACTATAGAGGAGTCAATGTTCGAGATCATATAAAATCACCATAAATGAAATACGAAGTCTAGAGAATTCAATTCAAGGAACGAACAAAACACACTGGAACACTGGAAGCGAACAcaagaaagatagaaataatCTACACACTCTTACCTAAGCTCCAATAAACTAATTTCATTTGATAGGTTTAGGAAACAACGATAACTCGATTTGAGGAAGCCGATGTAGCCTAGAGCAGCGATTTGGAGATGAAAATCTAGCGGGAAATGAGGAGCGACCGCATCGAAGATTTTGGTCCTGCAGATTTTCCATACTCGAGTAGATGGAGATTGTCTTGTGGAAACTGAAAGATCAAAATCCATTAATGGTTTCGGAAAATGAGAAATGAGAGGAACGCAGCCCTTCGAATTTAGTAAACTGGGTTCCTGATCAAAGATCAAGCTTCGAAAATGCCGTTCACTCCCGGGAGCGGGAATGggaaaaaccaaaagaaaaccGCGAGAATCGGTCAAGGGCCTCAACGGTCGCCTCTACCGGTCCAATGAAAACCAGGCCAACAGAGTCGGCCCCCAATGGATTGTCTCCAAACCAAACTACAATTATATTTGCGACGATAATTGAACGTTAAATAACggggttttaaaaaaaacaaaaaataaataaataaataaataaataaacaaattatttaccCTCCCTACAAAAATGAACCCTCGAtgtaaaaatgataaaatttatggtagtgtaaatattttatccgtttttctattttcaataaTCTATTAATTTTCGGTTGGATTATCAACGGATTGAATTAGTattaactaaaattttaataagtTGGTCATAGATTCAACTAATAACCTAAACCAATCGAAACATattattaactttaaaaaataaattattttaccTATGATgcaattttatatatatatagttctattgaatttttttttaagtaatttAGTCTTCGACATCTTGCTTTGTGAAAAGCCATATAATATGAGATTGAGCCGTAAAATAATTAGACAAAAATTTTACATGtgtttttagaaaataatttaaatagaCAACCCAAATAAATGTTTCATAGTAAGATTTGTTCGATGTTTAATGTCCAATCGTTTGGGATGAAAACATTTCAACTTTATATCCAATAATTttctaacaattttttttaagaaaatattatCAGTATCATCATTAATATATTAACGAGTTTATTAGATAAGATTGGTTCCATACccttttgaattttgaatgtttCTACAAAACCAGCCTTTGCTCTTCGTAACTAATGCCTATAATcaattttccaaaagaaaaaaataaaatcttactAAATACCCAATCCTGACAGTTTGATGGTCATGTCATACAGTTTATAAGAAGCACGTAGCAGAACAACATAAAATCAttgttaatatatatttctGTAATTAATTACCAATGTCCATAGAAGATTTTTTAAGGAGAAATTGCTAAGAAGAATCAATAAGAAATCTTCCAACATTGGCCTGAATCAATCCTTGAGGATGGGtattatatattgaaaatacCCAAAGAATGTAAATAATGTATGTGAACATATGTTTATAAAATAACATTAAAGATGGTAACTGGATAaaaatcactacaagaaaagccTCAAATAAGGGGATCAGGTTGATCATGAAAAACTAGTTCTCTCTCTACCTTGAGTTTTAGTTGAATTAGTAGGATTTGATTCTCCTTGAGGGTATTTTTTCTCAACAGCACCAATTCTTTGAGGTGGCCATACGATATGTGACACCCTTCCTTGAATCAAACCCATTGGAATCTGCCACCAATCTAATTAGATATAGTCGTGTAAAGAGCATAAAACAGGGATTGCACTCACATAAATCAGATACTTGCAGTAAAGTATTTCAAAGAGCACAAGTAAATTAATACATGTATGTTCTTTACGTGATACTTCATTAGAAAATCCTATTAGGGAGACTGCTGCCTAGGgaataattacaaaacaaaatttcaaaacaagtCATTCGAGAAATATGAAACCTTACCTGGGGTCAAACCTCACTAAGGTCTTAAAACTTAGTTATTCGAAAAAACTTAACCAAGAAAAAAACGAACTTTGGTATCTTAATCCTCCTTAAGACATCAAACACCGGCTCAAAAGCATAAGAAGGatccaacaaaatattgaaGAGAAAGACTACCAAGATAAGCCATCAATGAAAACTTAGTTTTGAACTCAAGAAAAAACATGATGGTATTTTTCAACTGTGCTTTTCACGTCCCCATAAATAGTTGCAATAATAATTGCCTACTGAGGCTGCCCATCCACAGAAACTATGGTTGTATCTCAAAACTAAAAATCACACCCAAAAGAAACAGACCGTCAACTATAGAAGATGGTATCTTACCGGGCCAAAAGATCTCGAATCCATGCTGCATTCTGGATTATCGCCTTCAACCCAACAGTGTCCTTCTGGAACCTTAACAACATCATATGTTTGACGAGTTCCAACCCAATCTCCTGGTAAGGCAATAATTCTTTTCACTTGTTTCTCCTTGTAATTACAAGGGGAGCTGCAATAGGTCAACAATTTCGGGAGGGAAATTTTATACAAATGGTACAAGTCTCTGAATGTAAATTTGTGATAAATTGGGAAGTGCGTTCACAGCATGATCACTAAGAGTGGAACAAAAACATTTCGCATATTTCATATAAGAAAAGAGGATGCAAAATGAGGTTCTGCCTTTCTCCAGTTAAACACATGACCTACATGaaacgaaaatattttttacctCAACCTTGcttcaaaaattgaaaaaagtaTAAGCAATTTACATATGACTTGAGATGGatcaattaaaataattttttagaaaaataagaaaCTGAGCTTTTCGTGCATGACATTCAAAGAGCAAAAGGAAACCAATGAAGCATAAAAAGGTCCAAATTTTAAGCCACCCTCCATGAAATGGAACAGCGTCCAAACTTTAGATAAAACTCACCAAGAGGACTCCAGCTTTTATTTAAACTCAGGAAACTTGCTACGTTCTGCACCTCCATACTCAAAATCCAACCCTTACGATGAAAATGGGGATGCCTAAGAGTAAAAAATTGATCTATACATATTGCACGTCATGGAGTTGAGCTAACCATAATTTTCAGttctttatttaattatattcatTGTATGTGTGGTTTTGAGAAGTTAAAAATTGGAGTCCAAACGTGATTTCTTCACTAAGTAGGCAATGATTATCAAATAGCCTTGCATATCAAAGGTAAATCAAGAAGAGCCAATCAAAATCTTGAATTATCTAGACTAAACGTTTTAAGATTCAAAGACTTGACCAATCGAGCAAGACTTTCCATATACAATGCACTAGGTAATCCcataaaagagaaattaaatcAAGCCATTACCGcattacacaaaaaaaaaaaaaaaaaaaaaaaaaaaaaaaaaaaaaaaacctccaCAACAAATCAATACAGATAACTATCAGCATCGATAGAAGGAAACTTACCGGTAAACAATCACGTCACCGGGAGAAAATTTATATTTCTCAAGGCAAAATTTCTCAACCAGCACGTAGTCACCTGAAACCAAAATTTCCGGAGCATCAGAAGGTAGCATCTCGCCATAATAAATATACTACGTTTAGAAAATTACCAGTCATTGGCCCTGTCAGAGAAGTCGCAATAGGATTAAAAGTGGGAGACATTGAAGCACCTCGGATAGGAACAACACTCGCATAACGATCCGAAATCGTAACCCCTATAATTCCAAATGTGAAAGATTTCTTCACAACGTTCCACACTAAATTTCGGTTTGCCATCACCAAAGCATATCAAATGGAAGCATATCAAGTGTGAATTGAGGGGTCAGGAACTGCATCATCGAAAATTCTATAATGAATTAAACTCGAAGTTGGCAAATATAAAATTTTCGGTTGACATTTCGGATCTTTTATCTTCCAGAAAAGAATCAAAGCAAATAGTATACAAATCGAACTCTAATCAGAAGAAATTTGACAAAAACTTCATATTCGAACTTACCTAGAATTTGATAGTACGCAACAGACAGGAACCGCAAGTTTCCGGTGAGGAGCCAAATTATGCCTGAGGCGTTGGAGCAATTGAAGACTGATATGACAGTGGCGGAAATGGAGAGGAGAAGATTTTTGGGCAAATCCGCTGGAGATCACCACTCCACTAACTTGGTGCCAAACCCTAAGGCAGAAACGAAGGCGCGAACAGGCAAAGGCCGATAAAAATAATGGAAATTGAAACTTCGTTGCAAATTATTACATCCGATAACACCTTTAGTCATCGAGATTGAATTAAATGTTTTGtgctaaataaatcaaaaacccatttttttttcttctagaaTTAAGAATGCTTTTCAATTATCTATCAATTATCTAATGAAAggaatatttttcaaaataaaacgCTATATGCTTTAGATTTACgatattttgtttaaaagtCTATTTCCTTACCATTTAATATTGAGTGTATTCTTGTATTATTTTTCAttctcaattttttaaaaatatattttataaaattaaccAAACAcctcaaatattttttaaaacgatTTTCTTTCCCTTCCCAAAATCTTCAAACAAAACATAAgatagaataaaaaataaaataaaatttgtatgTTAGAGTTAATATCCATgagaagagaaaataaaactaaaaaaataaaattaagaacaACTCATTCATAAAAATAAAACTCTAAAAATTGCAAATGAATACTTCCACAATTAATCGATATAATTAGTACGATAAATCTAAAATCTCACATTACTCGGTTAGAGAGTTACAGAAACTCTAACAATAaggatcaaattaattttctttgttCCTTAAATTCaaggataattttgaaaaagttaCCAAAATAGAAGATTATTATATCACCACAAATGACATAGACGTTAAGGTCGAAGCCCAACTGCCCCACTTATGAAAAACGTTTAATACACAATTTCCAATAAATAACCTTCGATTTATTGcctttcaaaattgtttttcGAATTGGTgcctatttttcaaaatttcttataAATTTCTTAATCAAGTTCCTCATCTCTACTAATTATAGATAATCGTGAAATTGAATTATTATTCCCATTCTTAAAAgaaagaatatttttaaaaatgtgtaAATAATGAGCTAGTCCAAAAAAATTAGATCCCCAAGTTACATAATTGTGAAAATTGTAAAATCGTAAAAATTCATGGATTCAATCAAATCTTCACTACAACAATAGCATCAAATAGTTTCGTGCTGCAATGCTCACATGTAACGAGAATAATCACAAGCATAAGAACAAAATTCATATTCTATAAGAGCTACGCAAGATACTTATTTTCTTTTACGCAAATTCCTCTCTGTTATTGAGTAACTCTATATGCCTCCAACACAACTACCCTTCCTTTCTATTCTTAGATGATCCTGTATTATACTTTTATCTTGTCATCTTATAGAATGGTTAGTTGTTGGCATCCTATCTTCCTAGTTAGGAAAGGAAATAAAATTGAATGCCCATAAAAAGCAGCAAAAACCGATGACGAAACAAGAGTATGGCTAGAAACATCCCATGAAACCAACGAGAACTCGAGATAATCTGGTGCACAGTTTCTTACGGTGAAACTTCTGAAATTTATCAGATCTAAGAAGGGAAGTGAGAATAGAAAATCTATCTCAAAATTCTCAATCAGTATAGTTCGTCGAATCAATTTGAAAACCCCCATTTTTAGTATGAAAAATTGGCTTTGATGAGGACAAGTGCCCGTGACAAGCCCCCTTgacttccattttcttttttatactCGGGTAAAGGCCATTTGTCATTTCTCCTACACGTGGTTGCTCGGAATACTCCTGCCATTTAATGATATATGACTCAAAGTTTGTTCAATGTCATAGCTAACGCCAAAATTagtaaaaatgacaaaatttggAAATCTATGACAAGGGTTGGTGATTATTAATACAATatgtgaaaaaagaaagaacctgGTGATCGAGTACCGCATGCCTTCATCTTCATCGTTTTGTCAAGTGTGATTCCACAGTCTCGCTCTGTTTTCAGGATAACAAAAGCCCAGGAATAAAGTTGAGTTAAGACGGCCTAAATAGTAAATGATGAAAGACTTGGAGCAGGCTTCGGATCATAGAAAAATTAGCAGACTACACAACAGGGGTGCAAGTGGAAATTATGGATGTGCACGTTATAC encodes:
- the LOC103486302 gene encoding uncharacterized protein LOC103486302 isoform X2, translated to MANRNLVWNVVKKSFTFGIIGVTISDRYASVVPIRGASMSPTFNPIATSLTGPMTGDYVLVEKFCLEKYKFSPGDVIVYRSPCNYKEKQVKRIIALPGDWVGTRQTYDVVKVPEGHCWVEGDNPECSMDSRSFGPIGGRFQWV
- the LOC103486302 gene encoding uncharacterized protein LOC103486302 isoform X1 produces the protein MANRNLVWNVVKKSFTFGIIGVTISDRYASVVPIRGASMSPTFNPIATSLTGPMTGDYVLVEKFCLEKYKFSPGDVIVYRSPCNYKEKQVKRIIALPGDWVGTRQTYDVVKVPEGHCWVEGDNPECSMDSRSFGPIPMGLIQGRVSHIVWPPQRIGAVEKKYPQGESNPTNSTKTQGRERTSFS